The bacterium DNA segment TTTCTTTTTCCCCCTCAAACATATGTTCATCTATATTTATACTTCTAAGTGCTCTTTTCAGGTCATCTACCTTATTACAAGAAGAAATAGCCTCTTTATAACTAATCACATCATTTTTAAGTAATGCGGCTAATGATTGCTCCAGGGTTTGCATTCGATATTGACTTACTGATGTAAAAATAGTGTCATAGATTTTAGACAGGTTATGTTCTTCGATTAACTTTCTTATGGTTGGGGATGAGATTAGAATTTCAAAGGTTGCTACCCTACTTTTCCCATCTAACTTACGAATTAACTTTTGGGAAATTATCCCTTGCAAACTAAGGGATAATTGAACACGCACCTGCTGTTGTTGTTCTGTCGGGAAGATACTTATTATTCGGTCTAAAGTCTGGTCAGCACTGGCGGTATGTAAAGTACTCAAGACTAAGTGTCCAGTTTCTGCGGCACGCATTGCCACCTTAAAGGTATCCATATCTCGCATCTCACCGATACAGATTACATTTGGGTCCTGTCTAAAAATACTTATTAAGGCATCATTCATAGAAAGTGTATCTGCACCTAATTCTTTCTGAGTTATGGTTGCTTTTTTATCCCTAAATAGGAATTCGATTGGGTCTTCCACCGTGATAATATGGCAAGCACGGTTTTCATTAATATAGTCAATCATCGCGGCTAATGTTGTTGATTTGCCACTTCCCGCCGGGCCGGTTATCAGAACTAATCCGTGAGGGGATGCGGCTAAATCCTTTAATACCTCTGGGAGTTCCAATGAATCAATCGTTGGGACTTCAAATGGAATCGCCCGAAATACTGCGGCAGCCGTTCCTCGTTGAGAAAAGATACTTGCTCTAAATCGTGAGACACCAGGAATACTATAACTAATATCTACCCAGTGCCGCTCATCAAATCTTTTCTTATGTTCATCATCCATAATAGATTCTAACATCTTTTTTGTATCATTAGCATTTAACTTCCCTGTTTGCTCCGGAACAATCTCGCCGGCAATACGTAAGATAGGTGGTCTGCCTACCTTTACCTGTAAATCAGAGGCACCTTTTTCTATCATCATTTTAAGCAGATTATTAATTTCCATTTTTTAACCACCTCAATATAGACTCAAATATTACCCTGCCATCTTCGGTCCCGAGTCGCTTTTCACAACATCGCTCCGGGTGTGGCATCATCCCTAAAATATTCCCTTCACGATTGCATATCCCGGCAATATTGTCTATTGAACCATTCGGATTAGCCTCATCCGCACATCGACCCTCTGGAGTTGAATA contains these protein-coding regions:
- a CDS encoding PilT/PilU family type 4a pilus ATPase; amino-acid sequence: MEINNLLKMMIEKGASDLQVKVGRPPILRIAGEIVPEQTGKLNANDTKKMLESIMDDEHKKRFDERHWVDISYSIPGVSRFRASIFSQRGTAAAVFRAIPFEVPTIDSLELPEVLKDLAASPHGLVLITGPAGSGKSTTLAAMIDYINENRACHIITVEDPIEFLFRDKKATITQKELGADTLSMNDALISIFRQDPNVICIGEMRDMDTFKVAMRAAETGHLVLSTLHTASADQTLDRIISIFPTEQQQQVRVQLSLSLQGIISQKLIRKLDGKSRVATFEILISSPTIRKLIEEHNLSKIYDTIFTSVSQYRMQTLEQSLAALLKNDVISYKEAISSCNKVDDLKRALRSINIDEHMFEGEKEITTEIENSYTRPIKSTLNFQ